In Pseudomonas putida, a genomic segment contains:
- a CDS encoding Rha family transcriptional regulator, whose protein sequence is MTTNQLNTNQTSTEVSVEIIDGKPTTTSLDVAKHFRKQHKDVLRSIANLDCSSEFTQRNFAPCTRPGSNNKPEPYYRMTRDGFVFLCMGFTGKEAAQWKEAYIGAFNKMEQVLIDQPEILSHKHLLNFALKTLELMREREVNQPPRPTTEHVVLNYLNIDSLDQATPEQLEQAITFAQGQMIGEGTAAKSLPGVAGTSIAKDLLYGLLRSSHDAELLFNSLYDKGVEKLTSEVFKAHMSDKLAETSQQARDLLGYITRNALRTPYTPKSTH, encoded by the coding sequence TTGACCACAAATCAACTGAACACCAACCAGACCTCTACCGAGGTCAGCGTCGAAATCATCGATGGTAAGCCGACCACCACCAGCCTGGATGTAGCCAAGCACTTCCGTAAGCAACACAAGGACGTGCTCAGGAGCATCGCCAATCTGGATTGCTCCTCTGAATTTACACAGCGCAATTTTGCGCCGTGTACCCGGCCAGGCTCTAACAACAAACCCGAACCCTACTACCGCATGACCCGCGACGGCTTCGTGTTCCTCTGCATGGGGTTCACCGGCAAGGAGGCAGCGCAGTGGAAAGAGGCCTACATCGGGGCCTTCAACAAGATGGAGCAGGTCCTCATCGACCAACCGGAGATCCTCAGCCACAAGCACCTGCTCAACTTCGCCCTGAAGACCCTTGAGCTCATGCGCGAACGCGAAGTCAATCAACCACCTCGCCCAACTACCGAGCATGTGGTGTTGAACTACCTCAACATCGATTCGCTGGATCAAGCGACACCAGAGCAGCTCGAGCAAGCAATCACCTTTGCTCAAGGACAGATGATCGGCGAAGGAACCGCAGCCAAATCTCTTCCAGGTGTCGCTGGTACCTCCATTGCCAAAGACCTTCTCTACGGCCTTCTGCGTTCGTCACACGATGCCGAACTGCTTTTCAACTCGCTATACGACAAAGGCGTCGAGAAGCTGACCAGCGAAGTCTTCAAAGCCCATATGTCTGACAAGTTGGCCGAGACTTCACAGCAAGCGCGGGATCTCCTCGGCTACATCACCCGCAATGCTCTGCGCACTCCCTACACCCCCAAGTCCACTCACTGA
- the pilO2 gene encoding type 4b pilus protein PilO2 produces MRWVPLGSVPNYMKEARKYGQEQNLDIVAIRRTSSLIQAGFVSRTAGVNKGMYSLAATLAGQLGDSWIAAWRVSPDEDQFAVVAVHNGSIIPGCDRVGTELEVRKRIAQQRSKGINFSHEYLPAEFQLGGQPLDIEELLQPSHLKRDYRLRPLVFGLSKAELAQLAVLGLLIAGSVIGWLLWKSHTEELDRLARLQAEKQRLEELARLQEQTGTEQPIQALEHPWAKLPSVDAFVRACSSVVYRLPLAIEGWPFVNAKCNGEQVLSTYQRTGNSTALEFISAVTDYFHERPEFFENGKNVTLRFNISAPATGDTPLPDAYEAVTALSSWFNGFLQAPDLKEVPVEVPQQPALPGQPAPPPPPPPEWKQFELRYSSGILPFDSFNGAPTEGLRLQEINTEYKADHLIWSVIGVLYAK; encoded by the coding sequence ATGCGTTGGGTGCCTCTGGGATCCGTTCCGAACTACATGAAGGAAGCCCGAAAGTACGGCCAGGAACAGAACCTGGACATCGTGGCTATCCGGCGGACCAGCAGCCTTATCCAAGCAGGGTTTGTTTCTCGCACTGCCGGGGTCAACAAGGGGATGTACTCGCTGGCCGCGACCCTGGCTGGCCAACTAGGTGACTCTTGGATTGCCGCTTGGCGCGTGAGTCCCGATGAAGATCAGTTTGCAGTTGTAGCCGTTCACAATGGGTCAATTATTCCTGGTTGTGACCGTGTCGGGACCGAACTGGAGGTGCGCAAGCGGATCGCTCAGCAGAGAAGCAAGGGCATCAATTTCAGCCACGAATACCTCCCTGCTGAATTCCAGCTCGGTGGTCAGCCTCTCGACATCGAGGAGCTGCTACAGCCCTCTCACCTCAAGCGCGACTACCGCCTACGCCCTCTGGTATTTGGGCTTTCCAAAGCCGAACTGGCTCAACTCGCCGTACTAGGACTTTTAATCGCCGGTAGCGTGATTGGCTGGCTGCTCTGGAAATCTCATACGGAAGAGCTGGATCGCCTGGCGCGTCTGCAAGCGGAGAAACAGCGCCTCGAGGAGCTCGCTCGCCTACAAGAACAGACCGGTACTGAGCAGCCCATTCAGGCCCTGGAGCACCCGTGGGCAAAACTTCCCTCGGTTGATGCCTTTGTTCGCGCCTGCAGTAGTGTGGTGTATCGACTGCCATTGGCCATCGAGGGTTGGCCGTTCGTTAATGCCAAATGCAATGGTGAGCAGGTCCTCTCGACCTATCAGCGCACGGGGAACAGCACCGCCCTCGAATTCATTTCCGCTGTCACCGACTACTTCCACGAACGGCCAGAGTTTTTTGAGAACGGCAAAAACGTCACCTTGAGGTTCAATATTTCTGCCCCCGCGACAGGCGATACCCCCCTTCCTGACGCGTATGAAGCGGTGACGGCATTGTCGTCCTGGTTCAATGGTTTCTTGCAGGCCCCCGATCTCAAGGAAGTCCCTGTTGAGGTCCCGCAGCAGCCCGCGTTGCCCGGCCAACCAGCCCCGCCACCTCCTCCGCCACCAGAGTGGAAGCAATTCGAACTGCGTTACAGCAGCGGAATTTTGCCCTTCGACTCCTTTAACGGCGCCCCCACAGAAGGGCTTCGCCTGCAGGAGATCAACACAGAATACAAGGCTGACCATCTGATCTGGTCCGTCATAGGAGTCCTGTATGCGAAATAA
- a CDS encoding DEAD/DEAH box helicase, which translates to MKRPRLLNSQPVLLEAAVFDGYDMGILMPYIEGANKVMFARSGFFIRRSDHPLCRYWRVPKAKLIDELDLVYHQLIKLAGGKVTESWQAFRQKIESALANPRRDAFISGMLLRIAPLADGGVLLSGDYHPGVVAVARRMRGVFLGKSSSWRVNATTEILRSNLVLELGLVEEQFEILDVVQELLGDGSVVPAADIPRISLGGAPQEPSTATSGGESSNDIYLAAVSPIERTEFSDATIAQALVGYSLLDHQPAGIAHLLQRTSALLADDMGLGKTRQAIIAAHISAAGRPILVVTLSSLLINWQREILAVYPDATVAVQKHDPLVQWMLINYERLGDYVLLAEHYHVLVVDEAHQLKEPTAERTRHGFDIAAKVPNRYLLTGTPVLNRETELHTLLRLSGHPVGQLPLSDFCERFAGSPEFRQNLRAELGDWMLRRRKDVLPGLKGKHRQLLPVAMGVEERKKYDSIRLEDRPIFARLGALRHYLEQVKVRVAMDLLGELDPEDKVILFCEFKPTVARLKELCDAAGIGNVTLVGSDSLTKRQKAIDKFQSDPDCRVFICTTQAAGTGNNLTAANYVFFLGLPWTPGQQDQAEDRAYRNGQLRTVIVKIPLVENSIDQQLWQMLLAKRQVSLELIEPEEQQDALAKAMLAATINQ; encoded by the coding sequence TTGAAACGGCCACGCCTCCTCAATAGCCAACCAGTGTTGCTCGAAGCCGCCGTGTTCGACGGCTACGACATGGGCATCCTCATGCCCTACATTGAAGGCGCAAACAAGGTCATGTTCGCACGGAGCGGGTTCTTCATTCGCCGCAGTGATCACCCGCTCTGCCGCTACTGGCGCGTGCCCAAGGCCAAGCTCATCGACGAGCTGGACCTGGTATACCACCAGCTGATCAAGCTGGCCGGTGGCAAGGTCACTGAGTCATGGCAGGCATTCCGCCAGAAGATCGAGAGCGCGCTGGCCAACCCACGCCGGGACGCTTTCATCTCTGGAATGCTACTGCGAATTGCCCCACTCGCCGACGGCGGTGTGCTGCTGTCCGGAGATTATCATCCTGGAGTAGTTGCAGTGGCCCGCCGGATGCGGGGAGTGTTCCTGGGCAAATCCAGCTCGTGGCGAGTCAACGCCACCACCGAGATCCTGCGCAGCAACCTGGTGCTGGAGCTCGGTCTTGTGGAGGAGCAGTTCGAGATCCTGGACGTTGTACAGGAGCTCCTGGGCGATGGATCTGTGGTTCCAGCAGCAGACATCCCACGCATCAGCCTGGGCGGTGCTCCTCAGGAACCCTCGACAGCCACCAGCGGTGGGGAGAGCTCCAACGACATCTACCTCGCTGCCGTCTCGCCGATCGAACGCACCGAGTTCTCGGATGCCACGATCGCCCAGGCCCTGGTTGGCTACTCCCTCCTCGATCACCAGCCTGCTGGCATTGCCCACCTGCTCCAGCGCACCAGCGCACTGCTGGCTGACGATATGGGCCTCGGCAAGACGCGCCAGGCCATCATCGCGGCGCATATCAGTGCAGCCGGGCGCCCGATCCTGGTGGTTACCCTGTCCTCGTTGCTGATCAACTGGCAGCGCGAAATCCTAGCGGTCTACCCCGACGCGACAGTCGCTGTGCAGAAGCACGACCCGCTGGTCCAATGGATGCTGATCAACTACGAGCGCCTCGGCGACTACGTGCTGCTTGCTGAGCATTACCACGTTCTAGTGGTCGACGAGGCGCACCAGTTGAAGGAACCGACTGCCGAGCGTACACGTCATGGCTTCGATATCGCAGCCAAAGTGCCGAATCGCTATCTGCTGACAGGCACGCCTGTCCTCAATCGCGAGACGGAGCTGCACACCCTGCTACGTCTATCGGGGCACCCGGTAGGCCAGTTGCCCCTCAGCGATTTCTGCGAACGCTTTGCCGGCAGCCCAGAGTTCCGGCAAAACCTCCGCGCAGAACTCGGCGACTGGATGCTTCGCCGGCGTAAAGATGTCCTGCCCGGGCTCAAGGGAAAACACCGGCAGCTGCTGCCTGTGGCGATGGGGGTGGAGGAACGGAAGAAGTACGACAGCATTCGCCTCGAGGACAGGCCCATCTTTGCCAGGCTGGGCGCGCTTCGCCATTACCTGGAACAGGTGAAGGTCAGAGTCGCTATGGATCTGCTGGGCGAGCTGGACCCCGAAGACAAGGTCATCCTGTTCTGCGAGTTTAAACCTACCGTCGCGCGCCTCAAGGAGCTGTGCGATGCAGCCGGTATCGGAAACGTCACCCTGGTCGGCAGTGACTCGCTCACCAAGCGCCAGAAGGCGATCGACAAGTTCCAGAGCGATCCCGACTGCAGGGTTTTCATCTGCACCACCCAAGCCGCCGGTACCGGGAACAACCTCACCGCCGCCAACTACGTGTTCTTCCTGGGTTTGCCTTGGACACCAGGGCAACAGGACCAAGCCGAAGACCGGGCTTATCGGAATGGTCAGCTCCGAACCGTGATTGTGAAGATCCCTCTTGTCGAGAACAGTATCGATCAGCAGCTGTGGCAGATGCTCTTAGCGAAGCGTCAGGTCAGCTTGGAGCTCATTGAGCCAGAAGAGCAGCAGGACGCACTGGCCAAGGCCATGCTCGCCGCGACCATCAACCAGTAG
- a CDS encoding single-stranded DNA-binding protein has translation MGTPVVWEGNVGNAAEHRSFANGNKDPRHMLRLNVMFDNSIPDGQGGFKDRGGFWSNVEWWHQDAERFAELFQKGMRVLVIGRAIMDTWKDKQTGEDVSALKVEASRIAILPHRIEQVILASNGNGQRPANHQQGQGRSQTSGGQAQNVPQPSPEDMRQYGEGFDDDIPL, from the coding sequence ATGGGTACACCAGTAGTTTGGGAAGGCAACGTCGGCAACGCTGCCGAGCACCGGTCGTTCGCCAACGGCAACAAAGATCCGCGGCACATGCTGCGCCTCAACGTGATGTTCGATAACTCGATCCCTGATGGCCAGGGCGGCTTCAAGGATCGTGGGGGGTTCTGGTCCAACGTTGAGTGGTGGCATCAGGATGCCGAGCGCTTTGCTGAACTGTTCCAGAAAGGCATGCGGGTCCTGGTCATTGGCCGGGCGATCATGGACACCTGGAAAGACAAGCAAACAGGTGAAGACGTTTCGGCGCTCAAGGTCGAGGCAAGCCGCATCGCGATCCTCCCGCATCGTATCGAACAGGTCATCCTGGCATCGAACGGCAATGGTCAGCGTCCGGCCAATCACCAGCAAGGTCAGGGGCGCAGTCAGACCAGCGGCGGCCAGGCTCAAAACGTTCCTCAGCCGAGCCCCGAAGACATGCGCCAATACGGCGAAGGCTTTGACGACGACATCCCCCTGTAG
- a CDS encoding DUF6710 family protein: MRDSRVAAFENLMRWATCLEAANNRAGLEDLIKIVLRPVQSIHMREALLRPRHHGPHALHWMSSLGGLWDGDAECGTWAGFLLKHCRCPVDECSVISLASDMVIPTLWSESSILNSLGMIGKGRKSGEFMQDKNHSVTLMRPMNIVWVNGGNHSIAQGILGGEGELLPDDVYDVTEIIKGVRFDGELWICQRTGEKLGSPIYAEFGWAWEIARFLINLPSKPTGYRP; the protein is encoded by the coding sequence ATGCGCGACAGTAGAGTCGCGGCGTTCGAGAACCTGATGAGATGGGCGACCTGTCTGGAGGCTGCGAACAATCGAGCCGGCTTGGAAGACCTCATTAAAATTGTTCTCCGACCCGTTCAGTCCATCCATATGCGTGAAGCATTGCTCCGGCCTCGCCATCACGGCCCTCACGCTCTGCATTGGATGAGTTCGCTAGGTGGCCTTTGGGATGGTGATGCTGAATGTGGAACATGGGCCGGATTTCTTCTCAAACACTGCCGCTGCCCGGTGGACGAATGTTCAGTGATTAGTCTGGCCAGCGACATGGTGATCCCGACTTTATGGTCGGAGAGCAGTATCCTTAACAGCCTCGGCATGATCGGTAAGGGACGGAAGAGCGGTGAGTTCATGCAGGACAAAAACCACAGCGTAACCCTGATGCGGCCCATGAACATAGTTTGGGTCAACGGCGGCAATCATTCAATTGCCCAAGGTATTCTCGGCGGGGAAGGAGAGCTGCTACCTGATGACGTTTATGACGTTACGGAGATCATCAAGGGAGTACGTTTTGATGGGGAGCTCTGGATCTGCCAAAGAACTGGCGAGAAGCTTGGCTCACCGATCTACGCGGAGTTCGGGTGGGCTTGGGAGATCGCACGGTTCCTAATCAACCTCCCAAGTAAACCCACTGGCTATCGTCCGTGA
- a CDS encoding PilN family type IVB pilus formation outer membrane protein, producing MTVSPWVRWALTPLTVAILAGCAVQRVNESFDRADTQGRTAGQYNKYLQNQQPLQARDTVVFSNKPWVSTQPLVSKRGLPFSLDQAIAYRPAGAVSISEVAQYITKQTGMPVIVAPDAVNPTILSTGRTAGNGTQQPTPNPDSLAGLMPNGVMGASPNATSAFDLGLGSTGLVTGLEFSGRVSGLLNQTTSQLGLSWHFDPQLQGARITYFDTRTFDVWTFGDELEIESTVKSGLLTSTGSGESGSSSSSSGATGESGSNQSTKSTYKTSLMSDIENDVKAMLSVQPPGRATLSRSTGTLTVTDRPEVLNRISAYLKTTNRSITRQVLFNVKVYEVTFNDRDQTAVNWSAVYKSISGNWGFGLSNTVAGISTDAVSATGSIIDTSSSPWAGSKAVLQALSEQGRVAEVRTPSITTLNLQPAPIQIGNVTGYVASSSTTSTASVGTSSSLQPATITSGFNMMLLPKLLDKENMLLMITLSISSKPTFQTFTSNDSSVQTPDYDTKNVAPKVQLKSGQTLVITGFDEDSENAKKSGVGSASFFGLGGGRTRATTHSAMVVLVTPIVLPDSLGSLNSQPFNFSAESLAANQDYRSSPLACRPPLLACETL from the coding sequence ATGACCGTATCCCCCTGGGTTCGCTGGGCACTTACCCCCCTGACGGTCGCCATATTGGCGGGCTGCGCGGTACAGCGCGTGAACGAGTCCTTTGATCGAGCAGACACACAAGGTCGCACTGCCGGGCAATACAACAAGTACCTGCAGAACCAGCAACCCCTGCAAGCACGTGACACGGTGGTATTCAGCAACAAGCCTTGGGTATCGACTCAACCGCTTGTGAGCAAACGTGGTCTGCCCTTCTCGTTGGACCAGGCCATTGCATATCGGCCTGCCGGTGCTGTGTCCATCAGCGAAGTGGCCCAGTACATCACCAAGCAAACCGGCATGCCTGTGATTGTGGCCCCGGACGCCGTAAATCCGACCATTCTCTCCACTGGACGTACAGCTGGTAACGGCACTCAGCAACCCACCCCCAACCCCGACAGCCTGGCCGGGCTTATGCCCAACGGTGTCATGGGCGCTTCGCCTAACGCCACGAGTGCTTTCGACTTAGGCTTAGGGTCCACCGGTTTGGTCACTGGCCTCGAGTTCTCAGGGCGGGTATCCGGACTGCTCAACCAGACCACCTCGCAGCTCGGCCTCTCCTGGCATTTCGACCCGCAACTCCAAGGTGCCCGAATTACCTACTTCGATACACGCACGTTCGACGTATGGACCTTCGGGGATGAGCTGGAGATCGAGAGCACCGTCAAATCGGGTCTTTTGACATCCACAGGTAGCGGTGAGTCGGGTTCATCGTCCTCCTCCTCAGGCGCTACCGGTGAGTCCGGCAGTAACCAAAGCACGAAGTCCACCTACAAAACTTCACTGATGAGCGACATCGAGAATGATGTCAAAGCCATGCTCAGCGTGCAGCCTCCAGGTCGTGCGACCCTTTCGCGCTCTACCGGCACTCTCACTGTGACTGATCGCCCGGAGGTATTGAACCGTATCTCGGCGTACCTCAAAACCACCAACCGAAGCATCACCCGGCAGGTGTTGTTCAACGTCAAGGTGTATGAGGTCACGTTCAACGACCGAGACCAGACCGCAGTCAACTGGAGTGCCGTTTACAAGTCCATCTCTGGGAACTGGGGTTTCGGCTTGAGCAACACGGTAGCCGGGATCAGCACCGACGCGGTGTCGGCCACTGGCAGCATCATCGACACCTCCAGCTCTCCATGGGCAGGCTCGAAAGCTGTACTCCAGGCCCTCTCCGAACAGGGCCGTGTCGCCGAAGTGCGAACCCCGTCCATCACCACGTTGAACCTGCAGCCAGCTCCTATCCAGATCGGCAATGTAACTGGCTACGTCGCCTCTAGCTCGACCACCTCGACCGCCTCGGTGGGCACCAGCAGCAGCCTGCAACCGGCGACCATCACCAGCGGATTCAACATGATGCTGCTGCCGAAACTCCTGGATAAAGAAAACATGCTGCTCATGATCACGCTCAGCATCAGCAGCAAGCCGACGTTCCAGACCTTCACCAGCAACGATTCCAGCGTCCAAACTCCGGACTACGACACCAAGAACGTCGCGCCCAAAGTTCAACTGAAAAGTGGCCAAACGCTCGTCATCACCGGCTTCGATGAGGACAGCGAGAACGCCAAAAAAAGTGGTGTGGGCAGTGCCAGCTTCTTCGGCTTGGGTGGTGGTCGAACCCGCGCCACTACGCATAGCGCTATGGTGGTCCTAGTCACGCCAATTGTGCTGCCCGACAGCTTGGGTAGCTTGAATTCACAGCCGTTCAACTTCAGCGCTGAAAGCCTCGCCGCTAACCAAGATTACCGAAGCTCGCCCTTGGCCTGCCGGCCGCCACTGCTCGCTTGTGAGACCTTATAA
- a CDS encoding TcpQ domain-containing protein: protein MIRQLTTLSLAALVASCAIQKAEQPPKPAFDSSRNPEWLSPDIYPNGASPEKEPVVRYGRYTLVSTQPDASQRDLMAQIIDVTIPSSMNPSVRDAMLYVIDRSGYALCPPSSQHVNILYTRPLPAAQYKLGPMTLRNTLQVLAGPAWQVKVDEVNRQVCFVLRPGYQLPTPSAPTGQLYVDNIQSPTTSSAAPASPPGVVVAAVPAPAPITTTTSTVAVTAPVAPVLPPVAPAKDGSITTATITAAANPSTPASPASTAPTNLAASRPAAAVTSTAVVATAIEVKPAQPSRPLPQVWTAEVGSTLRQSIEGWAKKASPNWTVIWSQDDLDYPIEAPLRFEGSFQDAIKELFPLYDNAPRSFVVDGSDAQRVLHVDERKKK from the coding sequence ATGATCAGGCAGTTGACCACTCTTTCGCTCGCCGCGCTTGTTGCTAGTTGTGCGATTCAGAAGGCTGAACAGCCGCCGAAGCCGGCGTTCGATAGCAGCCGCAATCCCGAATGGCTGTCTCCGGACATCTACCCGAACGGAGCTAGTCCGGAGAAGGAACCGGTCGTTCGGTATGGCCGCTACACCTTGGTGAGCACCCAACCCGACGCGAGCCAGCGCGACCTGATGGCACAGATCATCGATGTGACCATCCCATCGAGCATGAACCCCAGCGTTCGGGACGCAATGCTCTATGTGATCGACCGTTCAGGTTATGCCCTCTGCCCGCCCAGTTCGCAGCATGTCAACATCCTGTACACCCGACCTCTGCCCGCAGCCCAGTACAAGCTCGGTCCAATGACTCTGCGCAACACCCTGCAGGTCCTCGCCGGCCCGGCCTGGCAGGTGAAAGTCGATGAGGTCAACCGTCAGGTGTGCTTCGTCCTTCGCCCAGGCTACCAATTGCCAACCCCATCGGCGCCGACGGGCCAGCTCTACGTCGACAACATACAGTCTCCTACCACCAGCTCCGCCGCCCCGGCCTCGCCGCCAGGCGTTGTCGTCGCCGCTGTTCCTGCTCCTGCCCCCATCACCACAACAACCTCCACTGTCGCAGTGACTGCGCCAGTGGCTCCCGTGCTCCCCCCAGTGGCACCCGCCAAGGATGGCTCTATCACGACTGCGACGATAACCGCCGCGGCTAATCCTTCGACGCCTGCATCCCCAGCATCGACAGCGCCGACCAATTTGGCAGCCTCCAGGCCTGCGGCTGCCGTCACCAGTACCGCAGTGGTCGCCACGGCCATCGAAGTCAAACCAGCTCAGCCATCCCGGCCGCTGCCCCAGGTATGGACGGCCGAAGTTGGATCAACCCTGCGCCAGAGCATCGAGGGCTGGGCCAAGAAGGCCAGCCCGAATTGGACGGTGATTTGGAGCCAAGACGACCTGGACTACCCGATTGAAGCTCCCCTGCGCTTCGAAGGCTCCTTCCAGGACGCCATCAAAGAGCTGTTCCCGCTTTACGACAACGCTCCCCGCTCTTTCGTCGTCGATGGCAGCGATGCGCAGCGTGTGTTGCACGTTGATGAGAGGAAGAAGAAATGA
- a CDS encoding type IA DNA topoisomerase: MKLMIIEAPGKLKKLGPMMKKIRPGEHWVVVASGGHIRDLPQSGQDDTMITTGVLKTLRPVYEILPKSARNVSTIRKALKDATEVYIATDPDREGESIAWHIQQALGIREYKRVTFNEITQARVREGLANARRIDGQLVASQECRRVLDRLVGYLVTQELRRVLGQPTSAGRVQSPALYLVVLREREIRNFKVVHHFGVELTFKDETTGMDWTAVWQPIPDFASKENPYFQDGTLAARVAATRAVIVESCEDGKKRRPPPPPFISSTLQQAASVALKWDPDKTMQVAQRLYEQGVITYHRTDNPNLADEAMPDIQAVARRQGLDVVDERRTFKVADSAQEGHPAIAPTAWEDEVAGESAEEQALYKLIRIRALASQLADAIYDVRMAKLLARGPDQRPLRFAATGSTVAYLGWMKLLQKDETDEESTDIPKNPVPVLEPKQILSVLQGEVLNQKTKAPARFTKASLIKELERLGIGRPSTFASIIKNITGKGLVVEEKRKLVPGPLGVSTIDQLEGRFSFVELAFTSTLEKDLDRIARGEDRYGPVVAKFYEHLQSELDSLRQAPTVAMKPQSPESSSGAKGSYSCAKCGMPLARRQKRGDGGYDFWGCTGFKVNNCRVSYPTVSGKPDMAKPRGM; the protein is encoded by the coding sequence ATGAAACTCATGATCATCGAGGCACCGGGCAAGCTGAAGAAGCTTGGGCCCATGATGAAGAAGATCCGCCCTGGCGAGCACTGGGTGGTGGTGGCATCTGGTGGCCACATCCGTGATCTCCCCCAGTCGGGGCAGGACGACACGATGATCACAACCGGCGTCTTGAAGACCCTTCGTCCGGTCTACGAGATCCTGCCCAAGAGTGCCCGCAACGTCAGCACCATTCGCAAAGCGCTCAAGGACGCCACGGAGGTGTACATCGCCACCGACCCGGACCGGGAGGGGGAAAGTATCGCCTGGCACATACAGCAGGCGCTGGGGATCCGCGAGTACAAGCGAGTCACGTTCAATGAGATCACCCAAGCCAGAGTACGAGAGGGCCTGGCCAATGCACGGAGAATCGATGGGCAACTCGTTGCCTCACAAGAGTGCCGGCGAGTGCTGGACCGTCTGGTGGGCTACCTGGTGACTCAGGAGCTTCGCAGAGTCCTGGGCCAACCTACCTCCGCTGGTCGAGTTCAGTCACCTGCCCTCTACCTGGTGGTGTTGCGCGAGCGAGAAATCAGGAACTTCAAGGTGGTCCACCACTTCGGGGTAGAGCTGACCTTCAAGGACGAAACCACCGGTATGGACTGGACTGCCGTATGGCAACCGATCCCCGACTTCGCGAGCAAAGAAAACCCCTACTTTCAGGACGGCACACTCGCGGCAAGGGTTGCCGCAACGCGCGCGGTTATTGTCGAGTCATGTGAAGACGGCAAGAAGCGGCGCCCCCCACCCCCACCGTTCATTTCATCCACCCTGCAGCAGGCGGCCAGCGTAGCTCTGAAATGGGACCCGGACAAAACCATGCAGGTCGCTCAGCGGCTGTACGAGCAGGGCGTGATCACCTATCACCGGACGGATAACCCCAACTTGGCCGATGAAGCCATGCCAGATATCCAGGCAGTGGCTCGCAGACAAGGCCTCGACGTTGTTGACGAGCGCCGGACGTTCAAGGTTGCAGATAGCGCCCAGGAAGGTCACCCCGCAATTGCGCCAACCGCGTGGGAGGATGAAGTCGCAGGCGAGTCTGCTGAAGAGCAAGCGCTGTACAAGCTCATCCGGATCAGGGCGCTGGCCAGCCAGCTCGCAGACGCCATCTACGACGTGCGCATGGCCAAACTGCTGGCCAGGGGGCCGGATCAGAGGCCTCTGCGCTTCGCCGCGACTGGCAGCACTGTCGCCTATCTCGGCTGGATGAAGCTTTTGCAGAAGGACGAGACGGATGAAGAGTCGACCGACATCCCCAAGAATCCGGTACCGGTGCTCGAGCCCAAACAGATCCTCAGCGTGCTTCAGGGTGAGGTGCTCAACCAGAAGACGAAGGCACCGGCACGCTTCACCAAGGCAAGCCTGATCAAGGAGCTGGAGCGACTGGGGATCGGACGCCCCAGCACGTTTGCATCGATCATCAAGAACATCACCGGCAAAGGCCTGGTCGTTGAGGAGAAGCGCAAATTGGTCCCTGGCCCGTTGGGGGTGAGCACCATCGACCAGTTGGAGGGCCGCTTCAGCTTCGTCGAACTGGCGTTCACCAGCACGCTGGAGAAGGACCTGGACAGAATCGCCCGCGGTGAGGATAGGTACGGCCCAGTTGTCGCCAAGTTCTACGAGCACCTCCAGAGTGAGCTGGATAGCCTCCGACAGGCGCCTACAGTGGCGATGAAGCCGCAGTCGCCAGAATCCTCATCAGGTGCCAAGGGCAGCTACTCCTGCGCTAAGTGCGGGATGCCTCTCGCGCGCCGACAGAAGCGCGGCGATGGGGGTTACGACTTCTGGGGATGCACCGGGTTCAAGGTGAATAACTGCCGTGTGAGTTACCCCACAGTGAGCGGCAAGCCTGATATGGCTAAGCCCAGGGGCATGTAG
- a CDS encoding CrpP family ICE-associated protein — translation MQNDVPQERKADRRGFNNPHPAVEAAGVEAAEKGLPIYACPYKHPAMLASWLKGYKRAQQLTLSF, via the coding sequence ATGCAGAACGATGTTCCCCAGGAGCGAAAAGCAGATAGGCGCGGGTTCAATAACCCCCATCCTGCGGTAGAGGCTGCTGGGGTTGAAGCCGCCGAGAAAGGGCTGCCCATATATGCCTGCCCCTACAAGCACCCTGCCATGCTTGCCTCCTGGCTGAAAGGGTACAAGCGCGCCCAGCAGCTCACTCTCAGTTTTTGA